In one Sphingobium indicum B90A genomic region, the following are encoded:
- a CDS encoding DUF5681 domain-containing protein, with translation MPRKTDDYEVGYGKPPKHSQFPPGVSGNKGRRRRAETPAEIIARIRDDKVMVNGKRVSKIELAINQVVNKTLLSANPRNLNILLQIFDKYGALPEIDRRAEAEAGAEAAMQKIFSIFDQTVDDDPAIGAELDRHSREEAALIMSCPHCGPELTARWGEEDRKTFSARHGKTGLHKQVEAAQMTKKKE, from the coding sequence ATGCCAAGGAAGACTGACGACTATGAAGTGGGTTATGGCAAGCCGCCCAAGCACAGCCAATTCCCTCCCGGTGTCTCCGGAAACAAGGGGCGTCGCCGAAGAGCGGAAACGCCAGCTGAGATCATTGCGAGAATCCGCGATGATAAAGTGATGGTGAATGGCAAGCGCGTTTCCAAGATCGAACTGGCGATCAATCAGGTCGTCAACAAGACCCTTTTATCCGCGAATCCGCGCAATCTGAACATCTTATTGCAAATATTCGATAAATATGGCGCGCTGCCTGAGATCGATAGGCGGGCCGAGGCCGAGGCAGGTGCCGAGGCAGCCATGCAGAAAATCTTCTCCATCTTCGATCAAACGGTCGATGACGATCCCGCTATCGGTGCGGAGCTTGATCGCCACAGTCGAGAAGAAGCAGCGTTGATCATGTCCTGCCCACATTGCGGGCCCGAATTGACGGCCCGCTGGGGAGAGGAGGACCGTAAGACCTTCTCGGCGCGGCACGGCAAGACCGGGCTTCACAAGCAGGTAGAGGCCGCGCAAATGACGAAAAAAAAGGAATAG
- a CDS encoding thermonuclease family protein has product MLFALLLAATVIPDGQVFACTPTRVWDGDGPIWCREGMHVRLAGIAAREMDGSCRPGQPCPEASALAARDALVNLLGGAQGRTSTGHILVDGPTMRCLSTGNARGNRTGAWCAAPSFGDLSCAMIRTGTVLRWDRYAHGRCRSR; this is encoded by the coding sequence ATGCTGTTCGCACTCCTGCTTGCCGCCACCGTCATTCCCGATGGTCAGGTTTTCGCCTGCACACCGACGCGCGTCTGGGATGGAGATGGACCGATCTGGTGCCGTGAAGGCATGCATGTCCGTCTCGCCGGAATTGCGGCCCGCGAGATGGACGGGAGTTGCCGGCCAGGTCAGCCCTGCCCCGAGGCGAGCGCTCTGGCCGCCCGTGACGCTCTTGTTAATCTGCTCGGCGGCGCTCAGGGGCGCACCAGCACGGGCCACATTCTGGTCGATGGCCCCACCATGCGCTGCCTTTCAACTGGCAATGCGCGTGGCAACAGGACCGGCGCCTGGTGCGCGGCGCCCTCTTTCGGCGATCTGAGCTGCGCCATGATCCGCACAGGCACCGTGCTGCGCTGGGACCGCTATGCCCACGGGCGATGCCGATCCCGCTGA
- a CDS encoding DNA modification methylase has product MSLGSGELNEIPGLGDNLSAAVEIRVNDLQALPGHPWKISKADIDRAKPIVARYGDRVLPVLVDDENRVISGEIFVEAARLQRRKTIRVIRQSGLSSADSLMMGMAITKLQTLGNWDNAAMEAALREFEKSIEDFSASLIGFAPGELDRIIGAASVGAEADRIPAMQPLAVSQPGTIWKCGNHLLLCGDATDSQAILALLDGETVSVALCDPPFGCRIDGFVSKRGRHREFVQASGEMDGDALLDFFSKFCRAMATVLAPGALVYLFIDWRSLRLLQQAAEAVFGKLINLCVWAKDRAGMGSFYRSQHELILLFAMPGARHRNNVELGRHGRDRSNLWSWPCAASSRKGREGDMLANHPTPKPVEMIAEAIIDSSLRTEIVFDCFLGSGTTLIAAERTGRRFRGMDLDPLYVDLAVRRWQQWTGMEAVDAASGRSFNEIAQEVGNAKED; this is encoded by the coding sequence ATGAGTTTAGGTAGCGGTGAGTTGAACGAGATTCCGGGGCTGGGGGACAATCTCTCTGCAGCGGTTGAAATCCGGGTGAATGACCTTCAGGCGCTTCCCGGTCATCCATGGAAGATCAGCAAAGCGGATATCGACCGTGCGAAGCCGATAGTTGCGCGATACGGCGACCGGGTGCTTCCGGTCCTGGTCGATGACGAAAATCGCGTGATTTCCGGCGAGATATTTGTCGAGGCGGCTCGCCTTCAGAGACGCAAGACGATCCGGGTGATCAGACAGTCAGGCCTTTCCAGCGCCGATTCGCTGATGATGGGGATGGCCATCACCAAACTCCAGACGCTGGGCAACTGGGACAATGCGGCTATGGAGGCAGCGCTTCGCGAGTTCGAGAAATCTATCGAGGATTTTTCCGCCAGTTTGATCGGTTTTGCGCCGGGAGAACTGGACCGGATCATAGGCGCCGCCTCCGTCGGGGCGGAAGCCGACCGAATCCCGGCCATGCAGCCTTTGGCGGTTTCCCAGCCGGGGACCATCTGGAAGTGCGGCAACCATCTGCTGCTTTGCGGTGACGCGACAGATTCCCAAGCGATCCTGGCGTTGCTGGATGGCGAAACGGTGTCGGTCGCCCTGTGCGATCCCCCTTTCGGTTGCAGGATAGACGGTTTTGTCTCGAAGAGGGGGCGGCACCGGGAGTTCGTCCAGGCATCGGGCGAGATGGACGGTGACGCGCTGCTGGACTTCTTCAGCAAGTTCTGCCGGGCAATGGCCACGGTCCTTGCTCCTGGGGCGCTCGTCTATCTCTTCATAGACTGGCGAAGTCTGCGCCTGCTGCAGCAGGCAGCGGAGGCCGTGTTCGGAAAGCTGATCAACCTGTGCGTCTGGGCCAAGGACCGGGCAGGCATGGGCAGCTTCTACCGATCTCAGCACGAACTGATCCTGCTGTTCGCCATGCCTGGTGCGCGCCATCGCAACAATGTGGAACTGGGGCGTCACGGCCGGGACCGGTCGAACCTCTGGTCCTGGCCCTGCGCCGCATCAAGCCGGAAGGGACGTGAGGGCGACATGCTCGCCAATCACCCCACGCCCAAGCCAGTCGAGATGATTGCCGAGGCCATCATCGACAGCAGCCTGAGAACCGAGATCGTGTTCGACTGCTTCCTGGGCTCCGGCACGACGCTGATCGCCGCGGAACGCACGGGGCGCCGTTTCAGGGGTATGGATCTCGATCCGCTCTATGTCGATCTGGCCGTTCGCCGATGGCAGCAATGGACGGGAATGGAGGCGGTTGATGCCGCTTCCGGCCGCAGCTTCAACGAGATTGCGCAGGAGGTTGGCAATGCCAAGGAAGACTGA
- a CDS encoding single-stranded DNA-binding protein, which yields MQNLVILAGNVGATPEARTTQGGTRITHFSLATSRPKRDSNGKILRDDNNRRLEDTEWHRITCFNGVGKTVEQYVDKGMKVMVRGRIHYTRWTDNENIERYGVEIIADEVTFLTRAKANDNAGGGHEPEDDEIPF from the coding sequence ATGCAGAATCTCGTCATCCTCGCCGGCAATGTCGGCGCCACGCCCGAAGCCCGCACCACCCAGGGCGGCACCCGCATCACGCATTTCAGCCTCGCCACCTCGCGTCCGAAGCGCGATAGCAACGGCAAGATCCTCCGCGACGACAACAACCGCCGGCTCGAGGATACCGAATGGCACCGGATCACCTGCTTCAACGGGGTCGGCAAGACGGTCGAGCAGTATGTCGACAAAGGCATGAAGGTCATGGTCCGTGGCCGCATTCACTACACCCGCTGGACCGACAACGAGAATATCGAGCGCTACGGCGTCGAGATCATCGCCGATGAGGTGACCTTCCTCACCCGCGCCAAGGCGAACGACAATGCTGGCGGCGGCCACGAGCCCGAGGATGATGAAATCCCATTCTGA
- a CDS encoding phospholipase D-like domain-containing protein codes for MNRISLFKDLARTGFHTSITTTYSVDAAFYDGSLHHRLRSYGCDNNILMADANMLQRAIAQTPESFARAGSAYALLPISVPGAFHPKVSIRLGSDAGCVIIGSANATAAGWGRNREIVGQIEWWRKRDDEDANASRQLIRKAFDYVAPWLKDAGLEAMKRKLDLIERDAAWLFEIDANDAPLALGDGSFVDLLCEAGKGEAGILMRLAGLVGTVPVTRLIVMSPYWDANLDGLLGLIDAMRPQEIIIALSAHRPQFPLDGLPLIPDARFASIFDGNDRARFIHAKALLIQTEHWDHLVYGSANCSDDALGLADKAARNAECSIYRRLKAGTGLGALGLDISVPIDRKHLYPQAKQLTDTQSDAGIPPGTLEAAGNTIRWTPSNRITEPEGATLVIAEGEFPFHPTRSRGRSVELPSKPRPPLIARVRLADGTLTSAVIVNDEVSLTHAAPGMGDKRLRSAFAKVELEDGDFLELANLAAIIFSETPQGRRKAVTPATSAGQARTKSSGSDAEHEVYDYDSPEAFRTAMAANVPATGDSGRLNFDDPDAVNLLRIILRGINLPQQEEGDDADDDTLYTDEMPQSDDDPGPDHGNRLEDPSGSEDGNPPPREPRVYRRDEAERQSLDILKALDSFEAYIARLASEETPPPRKLTAEICFILRLMVEACRRPLQIKDGDQRDELFALDLVPKQHDRERAFVVRAGRILQRLWLGSRSEAALLSRISIGQHQTELPYDCFALIVLSRWALARSVMAADGSKQTQLAAFVTRSTVAIWKTTQNWPSLDGSAEQDFVRKLDGALGIDPEETERLLGHYSQLSQQIQTG; via the coding sequence TTGAACAGAATCAGCCTCTTTAAGGATCTGGCGCGGACCGGATTCCATACCTCGATCACAACGACCTACTCTGTAGACGCGGCATTCTATGATGGATCGCTCCATCATCGGCTGCGCAGCTATGGCTGCGACAACAACATCCTCATGGCCGATGCCAACATGCTGCAGCGCGCGATCGCGCAGACACCGGAATCCTTTGCGCGAGCGGGCTCAGCCTATGCCCTGCTGCCGATTTCCGTGCCCGGCGCCTTCCATCCGAAAGTCAGCATCCGCTTGGGCAGCGATGCCGGTTGCGTGATCATCGGTTCAGCCAATGCGACGGCAGCGGGTTGGGGACGCAACCGGGAGATCGTCGGTCAAATCGAATGGTGGCGCAAACGCGACGATGAGGATGCGAACGCCAGTCGCCAGCTGATCCGCAAGGCCTTCGACTATGTCGCGCCCTGGTTGAAGGACGCTGGACTTGAAGCGATGAAGCGCAAGCTTGATCTGATCGAACGCGATGCGGCCTGGCTGTTTGAGATAGACGCCAATGACGCGCCGCTCGCGCTAGGCGATGGCTCGTTTGTCGATTTGCTGTGCGAAGCCGGAAAAGGCGAGGCTGGCATCCTCATGCGCCTCGCTGGGCTTGTCGGCACCGTGCCCGTAACCCGGCTCATCGTCATGTCCCCTTACTGGGACGCAAATCTCGACGGGTTGCTCGGCCTGATCGATGCCATGCGCCCCCAGGAAATCATTATCGCGCTCAGCGCCCACCGGCCCCAATTCCCACTCGATGGCTTGCCGCTCATACCCGATGCCCGGTTCGCAAGCATCTTTGATGGTAATGACCGCGCGCGCTTCATCCATGCCAAGGCTTTGCTCATCCAGACCGAGCACTGGGATCATCTCGTTTATGGTAGCGCGAATTGCTCAGATGATGCCCTTGGCCTCGCCGACAAAGCGGCCCGCAACGCGGAGTGTTCGATCTATCGCCGGCTCAAGGCGGGCACCGGCCTAGGCGCTCTGGGTCTGGATATTTCGGTGCCGATTGATCGTAAGCATCTATATCCGCAAGCCAAGCAACTGACCGATACCCAGTCCGACGCGGGCATCCCTCCTGGCACGTTGGAAGCCGCCGGCAACACCATCCGATGGACACCCTCGAACCGCATTACGGAGCCGGAGGGTGCCACCCTCGTCATAGCAGAGGGTGAATTTCCATTCCATCCGACCCGCAGCCGTGGCCGGTCAGTCGAGCTACCCAGTAAGCCCCGCCCTCCTCTAATCGCGCGGGTGCGATTGGCCGATGGAACGCTAACCAGCGCCGTCATCGTCAACGATGAGGTCAGCTTGACCCATGCCGCACCTGGCATGGGCGACAAGCGCCTGCGCTCAGCCTTTGCGAAGGTCGAACTGGAGGATGGCGACTTTCTTGAACTGGCAAATCTGGCCGCCATCATATTTTCCGAGACGCCGCAGGGCCGACGAAAAGCGGTGACACCTGCCACGTCGGCGGGACAGGCACGAACGAAGAGCAGCGGCAGCGATGCCGAGCACGAGGTCTATGATTATGATAGCCCGGAAGCTTTCCGAACGGCCATGGCAGCAAATGTCCCGGCGACGGGCGACAGCGGGCGGCTCAATTTTGATGATCCGGACGCAGTCAACCTCCTCAGGATCATCTTGCGTGGGATCAACCTGCCCCAGCAAGAAGAGGGTGATGATGCCGACGACGATACGCTCTACACCGACGAGATGCCGCAAAGCGACGATGATCCCGGCCCGGATCATGGCAACCGCTTAGAGGATCCATCGGGTAGCGAAGACGGCAATCCACCTCCGCGAGAGCCACGGGTTTACCGCCGCGATGAAGCCGAGAGGCAAAGCCTCGACATTTTGAAGGCTCTGGATAGCTTCGAGGCCTATATTGCCCGCCTGGCCAGCGAAGAGACGCCTCCACCACGCAAACTCACGGCCGAAATCTGTTTCATCCTTCGGTTGATGGTCGAGGCCTGCCGCCGTCCCCTCCAGATCAAGGATGGCGATCAGCGCGACGAGCTCTTCGCGCTCGACCTCGTTCCCAAACAGCACGATCGTGAACGTGCCTTCGTCGTTCGCGCCGGGCGCATCCTTCAACGGTTGTGGCTGGGCAGCCGATCGGAAGCAGCGCTGCTATCCCGTATCTCTATCGGGCAGCATCAAACCGAGCTGCCCTATGACTGTTTCGCTCTGATCGTATTGAGCCGTTGGGCCCTTGCCCGCTCGGTAATGGCGGCCGATGGCAGCAAGCAAACCCAGCTTGCGGCATTCGTGACCCGCAGCACGGTCGCCATCTGGAAAACCACCCAGAACTGGCCCTCGCTTGACGGCAGCGCCGAACAGGATTTCGTCCGCAAGCTGGACGGTGCGCTTGGCATTGATCCAGAAGAAACCGAGCGTCTGCTGGGTCATTACAGCCAGCTTAGCCAGCAGATCCAAACAGGCTGA
- a CDS encoding IS6-like element IS6100 family transposase, which yields MTDFKWRHFQGDVILWAVRWYCRYPISYRDLEEMLAERGISVDHTTIYRWVQCYAPEMEKRLRWFWRRGFDPSWRLDETYVKVRGKWTYLYRAVDKRGDTIDFYLSPTRSAKAAKRFLGKALRGLKHWEKPATLNTDKAPSYGAAITELKREGKLDRETAHRQVKYLNNVIEADHGKLKILIKPVRGFKSIPTAYATIKGFEVMRALRKGQARPWCLQPGIRGEVRLVERAFGIGPSALTEAMGMLNHHFAAAA from the coding sequence ATGACGGATTTCAAGTGGCGCCATTTCCAGGGTGATGTGATCCTGTGGGCGGTGCGCTGGTATTGTCGCTATCCGATCAGCTATCGCGACCTTGAGGAAATGCTGGCGGAACGCGGCATTTCGGTCGACCATACGACGATCTATCGCTGGGTCCAGTGCTACGCCCCGGAGATGGAGAAGCGGCTGCGCTGGTTCTGGCGGCGTGGCTTTGATCCGAGCTGGCGCCTGGATGAAACCTACGTCAAGGTGCGGGGCAAGTGGACCTACCTGTACCGGGCAGTCGACAAGCGGGGCGACACGATCGATTTCTACCTGTCGCCGACCCGCAGCGCCAAGGCAGCGAAGCGGTTCCTGGGCAAGGCCCTGCGAGGCCTGAAGCACTGGGAAAAGCCTGCCACGCTCAATACCGACAAAGCGCCGAGCTATGGTGCAGCGATCACCGAATTGAAGCGCGAAGGAAAGCTGGACCGGGAGACGGCCCACCGGCAGGTGAAGTATCTCAATAACGTGATCGAGGCCGATCACGGAAAGCTCAAGATACTGATCAAGCCGGTGCGCGGTTTCAAATCGATCCCCACGGCCTATGCCACGATCAAGGGATTCGAAGTCATGCGAGCCCTGCGCAAAGGACAGGCTCGCCCCTGGTGCCTGCAGCCCGGCATCAGGGGCGAGGTGCGCCTTGTGGAGAGAGCTTTTGGCATTGGGCCCTCGGCGCTGACGGAGGCCATGGGCATGCTCAACCACCATTTCGCAGCAGCCGCCTGA
- a CDS encoding DUF3857 domain-containing transglutaminase family protein, protein MSLARAARVTLFLLGSFSAAVSPYAVGIAIAQTSPAAVIAKEASPTWLTPRSLPQMSRDQLSHAQDGTAYLLTDWQVRANDTGYDSYYRFASKVIDRSGLEQGGRISVGFDPRIEDVAVNFVHIIRDGKTIDRTAEVQFSVVEREKDLNDGIISGNLQVISNLKDIRVGDIIDYATTRHVRTKLWPHHYFSSFTDRFSEPLGYRAIRILWPSAQPLTFKATNSAISFAAKDAGDMREWEWVGAQRPFEQGEGDVPAWYPQYGRVDISTMKSWSEVAQWAVNLYAGDDSLPADFEKRLVEIAKRWPKAEDRVTEVTRYIQDNIRYVGEEMGEGSYVPRRPALVLERGYGDCKDKSLLLAVALRRVGIDAVPALVSTSPGFDLPDRLPSPGMFDHVIVRVMLGGQPLWIDPTATHRGGRGLGIVPSNLGYALPIRAGQAGLEEMKGFDRLAGTMDVTEQFAVDEKAPTALTLRVETRYSDSLADWMRSRVATRGMPNVARGNLEFYQKRFAGLTESKPLEVQDDRDANRVVMIENYALAKADFDKDKTLSDLNTNAYAVSDILPGRQAGLRKQPLSLPTAISRTHVIEVKAKDRAPWSPDDIDMQAGDIHFYRQSTQSGDTVRMVYKLSSGSQNMVPAEDAEAVYAISDKIAEESGLRFFLDKSPKPSKPSLAADMEALAPYRDDVQKAGTLMTKGDQASFVEALSILNQLSEKVERPSKGAGLVDGMKGVLLASLNRAAPAKAALLSSMEQYQGSPDMIRMLAGLQINALEYAPLFETLKVAVQYQPSVVATLDQDWVRYLSSHMRALPPTEREEKHDELCVLLASGQWRMQPRTLEGNGMLECAIKAHLKRNQPAEARALLAQHPSADTLAKLAVDKRYQALWPDLEPLSASGFRNSIEEEVKEAAEAAKQAPDDFGAATRYVRALRVAGKADQAVTAGKVLAGKKDRIEASGDPAFWFVNEYAYALAESGQVDQAIAQMDGLLALGVDTYPSLVSQVINRAEMLNHWGRSNLALTAFDEAETKYAQHASLYGKMWIWAGKACALREMKRDAEAKAWDDRLQEKPEENVSAVTMAAACRDDRIAIEAQLLSRMADPDKRDDVLGGFVRFEGSEKPSPFDLKLRRVMDTARSAPTVQEKLKEYGRSVTFAGTRAYWGEY, encoded by the coding sequence ATGAGCTTAGCCAGGGCGGCACGCGTCACCCTGTTTCTGTTGGGGTCGTTCAGCGCAGCGGTATCGCCCTATGCCGTCGGCATCGCCATCGCGCAAACCAGTCCCGCGGCGGTCATCGCGAAGGAGGCCAGCCCGACGTGGCTTACGCCACGCAGCCTGCCACAAATGTCACGAGATCAGTTGAGCCATGCACAGGATGGCACCGCCTATCTGCTGACCGATTGGCAGGTGCGCGCCAACGATACGGGCTATGACAGCTATTACCGCTTTGCCAGCAAGGTCATCGACCGCAGCGGGCTTGAACAAGGCGGAAGGATTTCTGTGGGCTTCGATCCCCGGATCGAGGATGTCGCGGTAAATTTCGTCCACATCATCCGCGACGGCAAGACGATCGACCGAACGGCGGAAGTGCAATTTTCCGTGGTTGAACGGGAGAAAGACCTGAATGACGGGATAATCAGCGGCAATCTTCAGGTGATCAGCAATCTGAAGGATATCAGGGTCGGCGACATTATCGACTATGCGACGACGCGCCATGTCCGCACCAAATTATGGCCCCATCACTATTTCAGCAGCTTCACGGACCGCTTTTCCGAGCCTCTGGGCTATCGCGCAATCCGTATCCTGTGGCCGTCGGCACAGCCGCTGACCTTCAAGGCAACCAACAGCGCGATCAGTTTCGCCGCCAAGGATGCAGGCGACATGCGCGAGTGGGAATGGGTCGGCGCCCAACGGCCGTTCGAGCAGGGCGAAGGCGACGTCCCGGCATGGTATCCCCAATATGGCCGGGTCGACATCTCCACTATGAAAAGCTGGTCGGAAGTCGCCCAATGGGCGGTGAATCTCTATGCGGGGGACGACAGCCTACCCGCTGACTTCGAAAAGCGACTGGTCGAAATCGCCAAGCGCTGGCCCAAGGCGGAAGACCGGGTGACGGAGGTTACCCGCTATATTCAGGACAATATCCGCTACGTCGGGGAGGAAATGGGTGAAGGCTCCTATGTGCCCCGCCGCCCTGCGCTCGTCCTCGAACGCGGCTATGGGGACTGCAAGGACAAGAGTCTGTTGTTGGCCGTAGCGCTGCGCCGCGTAGGAATCGATGCGGTACCGGCATTGGTGTCGACCAGCCCCGGTTTTGACCTGCCGGACCGGCTGCCCTCGCCCGGCATGTTCGACCATGTGATTGTGCGCGTGATGCTTGGAGGGCAGCCGCTCTGGATCGATCCCACAGCGACCCATCGCGGCGGGCGTGGGCTGGGCATCGTGCCCTCCAATCTTGGCTATGCCCTGCCGATCCGCGCCGGGCAGGCGGGGCTGGAAGAGATGAAGGGCTTCGACAGACTGGCCGGGACGATGGATGTGACGGAACAGTTTGCCGTCGACGAAAAGGCGCCAACGGCGCTCACCCTACGCGTCGAAACCCGCTACTCGGACAGCCTCGCCGACTGGATGCGCAGCCGCGTTGCAACTCGGGGCATGCCCAACGTCGCGCGGGGCAATCTGGAGTTCTACCAGAAGCGCTTTGCCGGGCTGACCGAAAGCAAACCGCTGGAGGTGCAGGACGATCGCGACGCTAACCGGGTCGTGATGATCGAAAATTATGCGCTGGCAAAGGCCGACTTCGACAAGGACAAGACCTTGTCGGACCTCAATACCAACGCCTATGCTGTGAGCGACATCCTGCCCGGCAGACAGGCAGGACTGCGCAAACAGCCACTTTCCCTGCCCACCGCTATCAGCCGCACGCATGTGATCGAGGTCAAGGCGAAGGACCGTGCCCCCTGGTCACCCGATGACATCGATATGCAGGCAGGCGACATTCATTTCTACCGCCAGTCCACCCAGTCGGGCGATACGGTGCGGATGGTCTACAAACTGAGCAGCGGAAGCCAGAATATGGTGCCGGCCGAGGATGCCGAGGCCGTTTACGCCATTTCCGACAAGATTGCCGAAGAAAGCGGCCTGCGCTTCTTCCTCGACAAGTCGCCCAAGCCGTCAAAACCGTCCCTTGCAGCCGATATGGAAGCCCTGGCTCCCTATCGCGACGATGTGCAAAAAGCCGGTACGCTGATGACGAAGGGGGATCAGGCGTCCTTTGTTGAGGCGCTGTCGATCCTCAATCAATTGAGTGAAAAGGTAGAACGTCCTTCCAAGGGGGCCGGTCTTGTCGACGGTATGAAAGGGGTCCTGCTCGCCAGCCTCAATCGCGCCGCACCGGCGAAGGCAGCTTTGCTCTCCAGCATGGAGCAATATCAGGGTAGTCCGGACATGATCCGAATGCTCGCGGGACTTCAGATCAACGCGCTGGAATATGCGCCGCTATTCGAGACTCTCAAGGTTGCGGTTCAATATCAGCCGTCCGTAGTGGCGACGCTGGACCAGGACTGGGTGCGCTATCTGTCCAGCCATATGCGCGCGCTTCCTCCGACGGAGCGGGAGGAAAAACATGACGAGTTATGCGTCCTGCTGGCGAGCGGCCAGTGGCGCATGCAGCCGCGCACGCTGGAAGGCAATGGCATGCTGGAATGCGCGATCAAGGCGCATCTGAAGCGCAATCAGCCCGCCGAGGCGCGCGCTCTGCTGGCGCAGCATCCTTCCGCCGATACATTGGCCAAGCTGGCAGTGGACAAACGCTATCAAGCGCTTTGGCCCGACCTTGAACCGCTGTCAGCGTCCGGCTTCAGAAACAGTATCGAGGAGGAGGTGAAGGAAGCCGCCGAAGCGGCCAAACAGGCGCCTGACGATTTTGGCGCAGCAACGCGCTATGTCCGAGCGCTCCGCGTCGCGGGCAAGGCCGATCAGGCGGTGACCGCAGGCAAGGTGCTGGCGGGAAAGAAGGACCGGATCGAGGCCAGCGGCGACCCCGCATTCTGGTTCGTCAACGAATATGCCTATGCCCTTGCCGAGTCAGGGCAAGTGGACCAGGCGATTGCACAAATGGACGGGCTGTTGGCGTTGGGTGTCGATACCTATCCGAGCCTGGTATCACAGGTGATCAACAGGGCGGAGATGCTCAACCATTGGGGCAGGAGCAACCTCGCCCTTACCGCCTTCGACGAGGCGGAAACCAAATATGCCCAGCATGCCAGCCTCTACGGCAAGATGTGGATCTGGGCCGGTAAGGCCTGTGCGCTGAGGGAGATGAAACGCGACGCGGAGGCCAAGGCGTGGGACGATCGACTTCAGGAAAAACCCGAGGAGAATGTCTCAGCGGTCACCATGGCTGCCGCTTGTCGCGATGATCGCATAGCGATCGAAGCGCAGCTCCTCAGCCGCATGGCTGATCCCGATAAGCGCGACGATGTGCTGGGCGGATTCGTTCGGTTCGAAGGGAGTGAGAAGCCCTCGCCTTTTGACCTCAAGCTTCGCCGTGTGATGGACACGGCACGATCTGCTCCCACTGTCCAGGAGAAGCTCAAGGAATATGGGCGATCGGTCACATTCGCTGGAACGCGGGCATATTGGGGAGAATATTGA